Part of the Desulfolutivibrio sulfoxidireducens genome is shown below.
CTGGCCGCCAGAAACATCTCCGTGGACGTGCGCTGGGGCTGGGCCATGCCGTCGCCGATGATGAAAAACACGTACTTGGCCTGTTTTTCGGCGGCAAAGCCGGCCTGTCCACAGCACAGCACAACGGCCAGGGCCAAAAAGGCCAGGGCCGAACGGGAAAAGGATTTGTGCAACACCATAGCCGGGTCCTCCATGTTTTGCGGGGTGGGCGGCGCGACGCGCCGGGTCGTTTCGTGGAATCGACCAAGGCTTCCCAGAGAACCGTGACGGTGTTGTGACATGGCCCGCTCATTCCGATGACGTGCCGTCGCGCAGGGCCTTGAAGCGCCGGGCCATGTCAGCCAAGCGCCGTCCCTGTTCCGGGGTGAGTTCCGCCTTCATGTCCCCCACGGCCCTGTCCAGGATGGCGTCCACCCGGGGCCTGGTTTCCCGGCGCAGGGCCGCGAACTCGTCCAGGGCCTGGGCCAGGATGGGCCGCAGGGCCTGAAGCTGGCGCTCGTCGAGATCGAGTCTGTCGTCCAGGCGGTCCAGGAGCAGGCGTTCCACGTGGGCCGTGTCCCCGGCCACGGTGCGGGTCACGGCCCGCTGCACATAGGCCCGGGTCCCGACCACGCCCAGGACCACCCCGGACAGGAAAATGACCACGGCGGCCAGAATCGGTTTCCAGTTCTTCCTCATTGAAGGCTCCCGTGTTCACAATCCGGCCAGGCGCAGGACGCCAAGGCCCGTGGGGTCGGCCAGGGCCACACGCATGACCAGGAGGTCCAGGCCCTGTTCCAGGGAAACGCTCCAGACCGCGCAGACGGCCGCAGCCAGGGCCGAGGCCGCGGCAAAGGGATAGAAGACGCGGGCTACGCGTTCGCGCGGGGAACTGACCGGGGCGGGGCCGGGCGCGTATCCCGGCAGGGACCGCACCCTGGCCATGACCGAACGGACCGTGTCCTCGCCGGTTTCGGGAATGGGCCGGGCGGCGTGGGCGCGTCGAAGATGCTCCTCCAGCCGGTCGATGCGCTCTCTGGTGTGGCTCTTCATGATGTCACCTCTCGGAGATGGTCGTTTCCAGCATGGCCCGAAGGGCCTTCCTGGCCCGAAACGCCCGGATCTTCACGTTGGCCCGGCTGATGCCCAAAAGCGCGGCGGCCTCGGCTGTGGAGCGTTCCTCCAGGCAGGTCAGGACCAGGACCATGCGGTCCGTGGCCGAGAGCCGGTCCAGGGCCGCGGTTAAAAGCTTCGAGGCCTCATGGCCGTACAGGCCCTGGTCAAAGGGGGTGTCGTCCTCGCCCGCCGTATTGTCCACCATGGCCCGGCCGGCCTCGGACAGGTCGGCGTGCGGGGTCTCCCGGCTCCGGTAGCGGGCGCGCCAGAAGTCGTGGCAGGCGCGCACGGCGATGACCGACAGCCAGTGGGAAAAGGGACTGTCCCCCCGGTACGCGGCAAGGGACACGTAGGCGCGCACGAAGGTCTCCTGGATCAGCTCGTCCACCTGGCCGGCCGGGACATGGGCCGAGACGATGCGGGCCACGGCCTGACTGTGGCCGCGCACCAGCCCCTCGTAGGCGTTTTTGTCGCCGCGAAGGACCCGGGCCACCAGGCCCGGGTCCCCGGATTCGTCATGTTGGGCCATGGCCGTGGGGCACGCCTGCGTCAGCCCGCGCTCGGGGCGTGGGTGTTGATCCATTCCTCAAGGAGCGACCGGGCGGTTTCGACCCGGACCCGGACCGTTTCCGCGACCACGTCCCGTCCTTCCGTAAGGATGCGCCGTTGGTCGGGGGTGAGCTTCCGGCCGATCTCGGCCATGATCCGGCCCTTGACCACCACGGCCTCCTCGCCGGCCGCGGCCAGGGCCCTGAAGGCCTGGCGCACGGCGGCCTCGTCGGCCGTGTCGGACGTAACCACCGTGTCGAAGGCCCGGGCCGCGTCCCGGACCCGTTCGAAGGCGGCCCGGGCCGCGTCCTTGTGGCCGCGTAGCACCAGGGCCAGCTCGCGCTTCTGGGCGTCGGTGAGATCCAGGCGGATGATGGTCCGGGCGATGGCCTCGCGGGGGGTGAGCCCGGCCGCGCCGGGGAGGATGTCCGGAGCGGCTGCGGCCACGGCCAGAAAACCGCCCAGGGCCAGGACCAGGGCCAGCAGGATGGTGGGGGCGAATCGTTTCATGTCGGTTCTCCTTCGTGTGGGTGTGCGCCGTAAGGCGGCGTCACCACCCCTGTCGGGCGAAGGAGGCGAGCGGTTACACCCCGGCCGGGAAAAATCCCGGCCGGGGCGCAGGCATTACGGGAACGCGACGCGACCACAGCCCGGATCAGGCGACGGTCACGTCCTGGCACAGGTAGACGTCCTGGATGGCCTGAAGGAGCCTCACCCCCTCGGCCATGGGCCGCTGGAAGGCCTTGCGGCCGGAGATGAGCCCCATGCCGCCGGCCCGCTTGTTGATGACCGCCGTGCGCACGGCCTCCTCGAAGTCCTGGGCCCCGGCCGCGCCGCCGGAATTGATCAGTCCGGCCCGGCCCATGTAGCAGTTGGCCACCTGGTAGCGGGTCAGGTCGATGGGGTGGTCCGTGGTCAGTTCGGTGTACACCCGCTTGTCGGTGACCCCAAAGCCCACGGCGGTGTAGCCGCCGTTGACCGTGGGCTGCTTCTGCTTGACGATGTCGGCCTCGATGGTGGCCGCCAGGTGGTTGGCCTGGCCGGTCAGATCGGCGGCGACATGGTAGTCCACGCCGTCTTTGACGAAGGCCGGATTGCGGATGTAGGCCCACAGCACGCAGGCCATGCCCAGTTCGTGGGCCCGACGGAAGGCCTTGCTGATCTCCTGGATCTGGCGCCTCGATTCGGGCGAGCCGAAATAGACCGTGGCCCCCACGGCCGTGGCCCCCATGTCCCAGGCCTGTTCCACCGAGGCGAAAAGGGTCTGGTCGTGGATGGCCGGCAGGCTTAGAAGCTCGTTGTGGTTGATTTTCAGCATGAGCGGAATCTTGTGGGCGTACTTGCGGGCCACGCAGCCAAGGACCCCGAGCGTCGAGGCCACGGCGTTGCACCCGGCCTCGATGGCCAGCCTGACGATGTTTTCCGGGTCGAAATAGATGGGGTTGGGGGCGAAGGAGGCCCCGGCCGAATGCTCGATGCCCTGGTCCACGG
Proteins encoded:
- a CDS encoding RNA polymerase sigma factor, translated to MAQHDESGDPGLVARVLRGDKNAYEGLVRGHSQAVARIVSAHVPAGQVDELIQETFVRAYVSLAAYRGDSPFSHWLSVIAVRACHDFWRARYRSRETPHADLSEAGRAMVDNTAGEDDTPFDQGLYGHEASKLLTAALDRLSATDRMVLVLTCLEERSTAEAAALLGISRANVKIRAFRARKALRAMLETTISER
- a CDS encoding Spy/CpxP family protein refolding chaperone, translating into MKRFAPTILLALVLALGGFLAVAAAAPDILPGAAGLTPREAIARTIIRLDLTDAQKRELALVLRGHKDAARAAFERVRDAARAFDTVVTSDTADEAAVRQAFRALAAAGEEAVVVKGRIMAEIGRKLTPDQRRILTEGRDVVAETVRVRVETARSLLEEWINTHAPSAG
- a CDS encoding class I fructose-bisphosphate aldolase, whose amino-acid sequence is MLDDIVKLLGPDADSLLGHVCRTIPKESLHLPGPDFVDRVFTPTDRSVPVLKSLAALFGTGRLAGTGYLSILPVDQGIEHSAGASFAPNPIYFDPENIVRLAIEAGCNAVASTLGVLGCVARKYAHKIPLMLKINHNELLSLPAIHDQTLFASVEQAWDMGATAVGATVYFGSPESRRQIQEISKAFRRAHELGMACVLWAYIRNPAFVKDGVDYHVAADLTGQANHLAATIEADIVKQKQPTVNGGYTAVGFGVTDKRVYTELTTDHPIDLTRYQVANCYMGRAGLINSGGAAGAQDFEEAVRTAVINKRAGGMGLISGRKAFQRPMAEGVRLLQAIQDVYLCQDVTVA